The DNA region GAGAACCGGCTGACAATAACCACACTAGTGTTCCCATCTTCACTTTTCAAATCATTCTCACCAGTCAAAAGCTTAAACTGCTCCTGAAGCCCTGCAAGTTCCTTCTCCCAATCACCACCTCCCTTCTCATTctgtaagaagaaaaaacaaacaatgaacCAAAAATCTTTGGGGGAAATCAAAACTTAGAAAAGttatcataagaaaaaaaaatcacaaacattGAATTGATTTAGAAGCTCTCCATTATtatcatcgtcgtcatcatctGTCGTGGGAGCTTCTTTGCTGCTAGGTGTATCAAAATTCAACTCTTCAGGAGCATCAACAAACATATCTTCCTTACTATCAACGAAACTTGTTCCCTGCAACAAATACTACCAGCGATTTCAGCAtccaacaacataaacataGATAGAgcaatggtttaaaaaaaaaaaaaagaattagaataATATCTCACCTGGTCAGGATCAAGCTCTTGTTGCCCATTAGACTCGTCTTCAATCTTAACCTCATCAGCTACAGAATCAACAGAATCCTGGGGGAAATCATCATTCTCGTGCATTATCTAAAATACGATCCCCAAAACAGATCTACCACCAATTCCGGAGACCGGAGAGAGAGATTAGCCAATATATTCGTAATCAAACAACACGGGAGagcgcgagagagagagagaccaaagagAGTCGAAGAGGAAGTGTGTGAAACGGCTAGAGTCAGAGAGATCCGTGAGTAATAATAATTTAGCGAggggaggaggagaaggaagaagaggggtATACATACAATGTAacaataagaaagaagaagaaaacgttgCAGCAGCACGACCGACGCGGTGCGTTTTGgtttttctcctctctcaaactctttatttttttttctttagtgtGAGAGTAAGTATGATTGTGTCGTGACATTGAAGTGGGGGGTGATGTGTTTCATCCAATGAGAAACGTTTGCTTCCGTCCACGTGacttttattttggtaatgtaataaataatttaagaaggatcacaactattttttttttagtcaataAGTATATTGAATGTAAGACAAATTTAGAATATAAATCACagattctaattaaaaaaatcttccaaaacaccactagaaaaaaaaattatccaaaagataCATTATACATTActccaaagatttttttttaatcaattacatttaaaataaataataagtaaactaaagctaaattaaataaatacatagTACAATGAAAATGAATCGGTGATTGGGATTTCCCATTTTCCTATGACTTGCTTAGTTCAGACTTCAGCACACATGTATGTAACACTTGGAATTACAATGTGTCGCGCAATGGCCTCATTTGTACATCATGATGAtgatttcataaaatctttaacaaCTGTTGATTCCTTAAAAGTCCTGCATGCACATCTATCACAATTTTGGACCACTTGCACCATTTTCTAGTCGATTTGTTTATTATACAAACCTTCACCTACATGTATGATTTGTTTAAGCTTGAACCTTTTTTAGTTGAAAACTATATAGATTACTCggtgaaagaaaaatagtaaaacCATATCCATATCGGTTTAAGTTAATCCCTTCACATCACCTACTAATTAACACCAACCAAGCGATTACCATATAATTCTAAGCAAATGGAGAATCGTCTCTTAGAAACTTGGCATCCGAAACAAACCAGACTTATTAAAAAGCTCTAATTCACAACATAGACACTAGTCTTCCAGCTGTATCTCCGTGTACTttccagaaaacattgatggCCTTATCAACCGTTCCAGCATCAACAGCAATAGCTCCAAAGATTGCCCTAAAGCCAGAACAAAGAATAGCCGAGTTCGACGCATCTGTCTTAGGGGAAACCCTGATTATCTTCCCCAAACCCAACCGGCCTCCGTCAAGAGCACACGAGGACTCCACCTTTGAAACCTGTGCTATCAAACGGTTCAGAGCTTTCGAGGAGACATCGATATCTTCAGTGAGATAGTGAAGAGAGACAGATGTTTCAATGATATGGGTTCCAAAAATACTCAAGGCTTTGTTGTTCTCTTGAGAGAAAGAAGCATGAGCCATAGCACGGCGTAGAAGGTTGGTGTTGTTAAACTTGTAGCTACAcccaaaatataagaaaggtcACAACTTTAAGACTAATAGATTCTCATTTGCCTAATTCAACTTGATTCATCACATCAAAAGAGTTATCTAATCTTGTACTTGATTCATGTCCCTAACCAAATCAGCTAATTTAACTTGATTCATCACATCAAAAGAGTTATCTAATCTTATACAAAATGACCTTCTTAATTTCCTTAATTATGATCCTCTACTTCACATTTAGGCACAGATCAGTAACAAACAATACGAAAGCAttaaacagagaagaagaagtggttTTTAGTATCAGTACCCAATTTGAGCTTGCAGCGTTGCAAGATCCGACGAGAACGATTGGATCCTGAGATTGGTTTCACTTGTGGCGCGTACCTGCTAAAGAGTATCCCAagtcaaaaataagaaaacgaTTTGGTTTCTCCGATTCGGATAACCCT from Camelina sativa cultivar DH55 chromosome 3, Cs, whole genome shotgun sequence includes:
- the LOC104776754 gene encoding protein NUCLEAR FUSION DEFECTIVE 2 isoform X1; this encodes MVTNRFTLLLVLVVIGICFSSSFSQQVRATSETNLRIQSFSSDLATLQAQIGYKFNNTNLLRRAMAHASFSQENNKALSIFGTHIIETSVSLHYLTEDIDVSSKALNRLIAQVSKVESSCALDGGRLGLGKIIRVSPKTDASNSAILCSGFRAIFGAIAVDAGTVDKAINVFWKVHGDTAGRLVSML
- the LOC104776754 gene encoding protein NUCLEAR FUSION DEFECTIVE 2 isoform X2 — protein: MVTNRFTLLLVLVVIGICFSSSFSQVRATSETNLRIQSFSSDLATLQAQIGYKFNNTNLLRRAMAHASFSQENNKALSIFGTHIIETSVSLHYLTEDIDVSSKALNRLIAQVSKVESSCALDGGRLGLGKIIRVSPKTDASNSAILCSGFRAIFGAIAVDAGTVDKAINVFWKVHGDTAGRLVSML